The following proteins come from a genomic window of Alnus glutinosa chromosome 10, dhAlnGlut1.1, whole genome shotgun sequence:
- the LOC133879973 gene encoding ent-kaurenoic acid oxidase 2-like, whose translation MELGSIWVVLLCSFGALVALKWLLKNANSWLHETQLGDIQYSLPPGDLGWPFIGNMWSFLRAFKSHDPESFISSFVSRFGRTGIYKAFMFGSPSVIVTSPETCRRVLTDDDCFKPGWPRSTVDLIGKKSFIGISYEEHKRLRRLTAAPVNGYEALSMYTKYIEENVIASLNKWATMGEIEFLTVLRKLTFRIIMYIFLSSESEPVMECLEREYTKLNYGVRAMAINLPGFAYHKAKKARNNLVVTFKSIVNERRKQKNSCVSIKKKDMMDALLEVEDENGRKLTDEEIIDVLLMYLNAGHESSGHTAMWATIFLQEHPEFLQKAKEEQEEIIKKRPPTQIGLTLKEIREMEYLSKVIDEALRVVTFSLTVFREAKRDVNIGGYTIPKGWKVLVWFRSVHLDPENFPNPKEFNPSRWDDFTPKAGTFLPFGAGSRLCPGNDLAKLEISIFLHYFILNHRLERLNPGCPVMYLPHTRPIDNCLARIKKCPTSSI comes from the exons ATGGAGTTGGGTTCCATCTGGGTCGTCCTGTTGTGCAGCTTTGGCGCTCTGGTGGCCCTCAAATGGCTACTCAAGAATGCAAATTCGTGGCTCCACGAAACCCAATTGGGTGATATACAGTACTCTCTTCCTCCTGGTGATTTGGGCTGGCCTTTCATAGGGAACATGTGGTCCTTCCTCCGAGCCTTCAAGTCCCACGATCCTGAGTCCTTCATCTCCTCCTTTGTTTCCAG ATTTGGACGTACTGGAATTTACAAGGCCTTCATGTTTGGGAGCCCAAGTGTGATAGTTACCTCACCTGAAACATGTAGAAGGGTTTTGACGGACGATGATTGCTTTAAGCCTGGATGGCCTCGATCCACCGTTGATCTGATCGGAAAGAAATCATTCATTGGGATTTCTTATGAAGAACATAAGCGTCTCAGACGGTTAACAGCTGCTCCAGTCAATGGTTATGAGGCATTGTCCATGTACACGAAATATATAGAAGAAAATGTAATAGCTTCCTTGAACAAATGGGCAACAATGGGAGAAATCGAGTTCTTAACCGTGCTTCGGAAGCTTACTTTTCGGATAATTATGTACATTTTTCTTAGCTCAGAAAGTGAGCCGGTAATGGAGTGTTTGGAGAGGGAATATACGAAACTTAATTATGGGGTTAGAGCCATGGCAATTAATCTTCCTGGATTTGCTTATCATAAGGCAAAGAAG GCTCGAAACAATCTTGTGGTTACCTTTAAATCTATTGTGaatgagagaagaaaacaaaaaaacagcTGTGTCTCaataaagaagaaagatatGATGGATGCTTTGCTCGAAGTTGAGGATGAAAATGGTAGAAAATTGACTGACGAAGAAATCATAGATGTTCTGTTGATGTATCTGAATGCAGGCCATGAGTCATCAGGCCATACTGCAATGTGGGCTACCATTTTCCTACAAGAGCACCCAGAATTTCTTCAAAAAGCTAAG GAAGAGCAAGAGGAAATTATAAAGAAGAGGCCGCCAACACAGATCGGTTTGACACTGAAAGAAATTCGAGAAATGGAGTATCTTTCCAAG GTGATTGACGAAGCGCTTCGTGTGGTAACATTTTCCCTAACAGTTTTCCGTGAGGCAAAAAGAGATGTCAATATAGGCG GTTATACCATTCCCAAAGGCTGGAAAGTCCTAGTCTGGTTTAGAAGTGTTCACCTAGATCCTGAAAATTTTCCAAATCCAAAGGAGTTTAATCCTTCCAGATGGGAT GATTTTACACCCAAAGCAGGAACCTTCCTTCCCTTTGGAGCAGGAAGCAGGCTGTGCCCTGGAAATGATCTTGCTAAGCTGGAAATCTCTATTTTCCTTCACTATTTTATCCTTAATCATCG GCTGGAGCGACTCAACCCTGGATGCCCAGTGATGTACTTACCGCATACAAGGCCTATTGATAATTGCTTGGCAAGAATCAAAAAGTGCCCCACCTCATCTATATAA